One window of Dyadobacter sandarakinus genomic DNA carries:
- a CDS encoding DUF1501 domain-containing protein → MEKEILEHGFNFNRRRFLSTMSLGIGSVALGSLLMPDLLSGKGMDDDGLAPGIPHFAPKAKRVIYMFQNGAPSQQELFDYKPKLREMFGKEIPPSVRGTQRLTGMTANQASFPLVGSFVDFKQYGQSQAWVSNLLPYTSRIVDDICIVRSMYTEAINHDPALTFLQTGSQQGNRPSMGSWLSYGLGNENKNLPNFTVLLSRGVGNGQGVYSKLWSNGFLDSVHQGVQFSKGEDPVLYLRDPEGMNRHERREMLDNLSQLNELSYQEFGDPEIATKIKQYEMAYRMQTAVPEVMDLSKEPDDIIKLYGPECLVPGTYAANCLLARKLSENGVRFVQLYHQGWDQHGNLPFEITKQAMDVDQASAALVTDLKQRGLLDETLVIWGGEFGRTSYTQGKLTTENYGRDHHPRCFTIWMAGGGIKPGMVYGETDELGYNIAKDPVHVHDFQATILHQLGLNHEKLTFKHLGRRYRLTDVSGKVVNDIIG, encoded by the coding sequence ATGGAAAAGGAAATCCTAGAACATGGCTTCAATTTCAACCGGCGCCGTTTTCTGTCGACGATGAGCCTGGGTATCGGCAGCGTAGCCCTGGGTTCGCTGCTCATGCCCGACCTGCTCAGTGGTAAAGGTATGGACGATGACGGCCTGGCACCCGGCATTCCGCATTTCGCCCCCAAAGCGAAGCGCGTTATTTACATGTTTCAGAATGGCGCTCCGTCGCAGCAGGAACTCTTTGACTATAAGCCTAAGCTGCGGGAAATGTTCGGGAAGGAAATTCCGCCCTCCGTGCGTGGTACCCAGCGCCTGACAGGAATGACGGCCAACCAGGCTTCTTTCCCGCTTGTGGGTTCTTTTGTTGACTTTAAACAATATGGCCAGTCGCAAGCCTGGGTAAGCAACCTGCTGCCGTACACATCCAGGATCGTGGACGACATCTGCATTGTGCGCTCCATGTACACGGAGGCCATCAACCACGACCCGGCTCTTACGTTCCTGCAAACCGGCTCTCAGCAGGGAAACCGGCCCAGTATGGGCTCCTGGCTGAGCTATGGGCTTGGAAATGAGAATAAAAACCTGCCGAACTTTACCGTGTTGCTATCACGCGGCGTGGGCAATGGGCAGGGGGTTTATTCCAAATTATGGTCCAATGGCTTCCTGGATTCGGTACACCAGGGTGTGCAGTTCAGTAAAGGCGAAGATCCTGTACTATACCTCCGTGATCCCGAAGGTATGAACCGGCACGAACGGCGCGAGATGCTCGACAATCTGTCACAGCTGAATGAATTGTCGTACCAGGAGTTTGGTGACCCCGAAATTGCAACCAAGATCAAGCAGTATGAAATGGCGTACCGCATGCAAACAGCGGTACCCGAGGTTATGGATCTCTCCAAAGAACCGGACGACATTATCAAGCTTTATGGTCCTGAATGCCTTGTGCCGGGCACTTATGCAGCCAACTGCCTGCTCGCCCGCAAGCTTTCCGAAAATGGGGTCCGCTTTGTGCAGCTGTACCACCAGGGTTGGGATCAGCACGGAAACCTGCCTTTTGAAATTACCAAGCAGGCGATGGACGTAGACCAGGCATCGGCCGCATTGGTCACCGACCTTAAACAACGTGGCCTGCTGGACGAAACGCTGGTGATATGGGGCGGGGAGTTTGGACGTACGAGTTACACTCAGGGCAAGCTCACTACTGAAAACTATGGTCGTGATCACCATCCGCGTTGCTTCACCATCTGGATGGCCGGCGGGGGCATCAAGCCGGGCATGGTATATGGAGAGACGGACGAACTCGGCTACAACATTGCCAAAGATCCCGTGCACGTGCATGACTTTCAGGCTACGATCCTGCATCAGCTCGGGCTTAATCACGAAAAGCTGACCTTCAAGCACCTTGGCCGCCGGTACAGGCTTACGGACGTATCCGGCAAGGTGGTGAATGACATCATCGGCTGA
- a CDS encoding PSD1 and planctomycete cytochrome C domain-containing protein produces MVLKKSFPVLVLLWIGLVLFQSCDKAPAGRSADKLPKEVSYNFDIRPILSDKCLACHGPDANKREAGLRLDDPKSAFSALKDSPGAHALVAGKPELSQAYLRIVSEDTTQLMPPPASNLKLTSREIALIEKWIKQGAKYEKHWAFVAPAKPALPHVEKADWPKNEIDFFVLQKQEEKGLAPNEEADRERLLKRLSLDLTGLPPTLQMMDEFMGDKSPSAYEKMVDKLLLNPAYGEKMAIHWLDLARYADSHGYQDDGYRTQWPWRDWVIHAFNKNMHYDDFVTWQLAGDLLPNATKEQLLATGFNRNHKITEEGGVIPEEYRVMYVTDRNDMFGKGLLGVTMECAHCHDHKYDPFSQKEYYQLFAFFNNVSEVGIESVIGGPETYAKRPLMEISNDDVKSILNFVNKPDTNRLIVSVMGDLDTTRKTYILQRGVYDAHGDEVQAGTPASILPFDSRYPKNRLGLSKWLFDKRNPLTSRVYVNILWQEFFGRGIVKTSGDFGMQGELPTHPALLDWLAVDFMEHDWDVKRLVKMMVMSATYRQSAVLTKDKLAVDPENVFLARGARYRVHAELVRDLVLASSGLLNKTIGGPSVKPYQPAGLWEGATSGRGLLSVYNQDHGQSLYRRGMYTLIKRTVPPPTMGIFDASNRDLCEVKRLKTNTPLQALVMMNDPTVLEASRVLASRLTQENSGARQKISKAFRMIVCRTPSDKELEVLETYYQKELKTLSPQAADKMLSVGEYPLMRNVDKRTVAAMMRVISTIYNLEETITKS; encoded by the coding sequence ATGGTATTAAAGAAATCGTTTCCCGTATTGGTGCTGCTTTGGATTGGCCTTGTACTTTTTCAAAGCTGTGACAAAGCTCCGGCAGGTCGTTCGGCCGACAAGCTTCCGAAAGAGGTGAGCTATAATTTTGATATCCGGCCCATTTTGTCGGATAAATGCCTGGCCTGCCATGGTCCGGATGCCAACAAACGTGAGGCCGGCCTGCGCCTCGACGACCCGAAGAGTGCATTCAGTGCTTTAAAGGACAGTCCGGGTGCACATGCCCTGGTAGCGGGCAAGCCCGAACTATCACAAGCGTACCTGCGCATTGTATCCGAGGATACAACCCAGTTGATGCCGCCGCCTGCCTCCAATCTCAAACTCACTTCACGGGAAATTGCGCTGATCGAAAAGTGGATTAAACAAGGTGCAAAATATGAGAAGCACTGGGCTTTCGTGGCTCCTGCAAAGCCCGCCCTGCCGCACGTTGAAAAAGCCGACTGGCCCAAAAACGAGATCGACTTTTTTGTTTTGCAAAAACAGGAAGAAAAAGGGCTTGCACCCAATGAGGAAGCAGACCGGGAGCGACTGCTGAAAAGGCTGAGCCTGGACCTCACCGGATTGCCCCCCACCTTGCAGATGATGGACGAGTTCATGGGTGATAAAAGTCCGTCTGCCTATGAAAAGATGGTGGACAAGCTGCTGCTGAATCCTGCGTACGGTGAAAAAATGGCGATTCACTGGCTCGACCTCGCACGCTACGCCGACTCGCACGGCTACCAGGACGATGGTTACCGCACCCAGTGGCCCTGGCGTGACTGGGTGATTCATGCTTTTAACAAAAACATGCATTACGACGACTTCGTGACCTGGCAGCTCGCAGGCGACCTGCTGCCCAATGCCACGAAAGAACAGCTGCTCGCGACGGGTTTCAACCGCAACCATAAGATTACCGAAGAAGGCGGCGTCATACCGGAAGAATACCGGGTCATGTATGTCACTGACCGGAATGATATGTTTGGCAAAGGGTTACTCGGCGTCACCATGGAATGCGCGCATTGCCATGATCATAAGTACGATCCGTTTTCGCAGAAGGAATACTACCAGCTTTTTGCGTTTTTCAATAATGTCAGCGAGGTAGGGATTGAGTCGGTGATCGGCGGGCCGGAGACTTACGCCAAGCGCCCGCTCATGGAGATCTCCAATGACGATGTGAAAAGCATTCTGAATTTTGTAAACAAACCCGATACCAATCGTCTGATCGTATCTGTCATGGGCGACCTGGATACAACCCGGAAAACCTATATTCTGCAAAGAGGCGTGTATGACGCGCACGGAGACGAAGTGCAGGCAGGTACCCCGGCTTCCATCCTCCCTTTTGACTCCCGGTACCCAAAAAACAGGCTGGGACTTTCTAAATGGCTTTTTGATAAACGTAACCCATTGACATCGCGGGTGTATGTCAATATCCTCTGGCAGGAATTCTTCGGCAGGGGTATTGTCAAAACGTCGGGTGATTTCGGGATGCAGGGTGAGCTGCCTACCCATCCTGCATTGCTCGACTGGCTCGCCGTCGATTTTATGGAGCATGACTGGGATGTAAAGAGGCTGGTCAAAATGATGGTGATGTCGGCTACCTACCGGCAGTCTGCCGTACTCACCAAAGACAAGCTGGCTGTGGACCCTGAAAACGTTTTCCTGGCCCGCGGAGCGCGCTACCGCGTGCATGCGGAACTTGTGCGTGACCTGGTACTGGCCAGCAGCGGATTGCTGAACAAGACTATCGGCGGTCCGAGCGTCAAGCCCTACCAGCCGGCCGGACTTTGGGAGGGTGCTACTTCGGGTCGCGGATTACTTTCCGTTTACAATCAGGACCATGGCCAGAGCCTGTACCGCCGCGGTATGTATACGCTCATCAAACGCACGGTACCACCGCCTACGATGGGCATTTTCGACGCCAGTAACCGTGATTTGTGTGAAGTAAAAAGACTGAAGACCAATACGCCGCTGCAGGCTTTGGTCATGATGAATGACCCGACCGTACTGGAAGCCTCCCGCGTGCTGGCTTCCCGCCTTACGCAGGAAAACAGCGGTGCCCGCCAGAAGATCAGCAAGGCATTCCGCATGATCGTATGCCGCACGCCGTCGGACAAAGAATTGGAGGTACTCGAAACCTACTACCAGAAAGAACTGAAAACCCTCAGTCCGCAGGCTGCTGACAAGATGCTCTCAGTAGGTGAGTACCCGCTGATGCGCAATGTTGATAAACGTACAGTCGCAGCGATGATGCGCGTCATTTCAACGATTTACAATCTCGAAGAAACCATCACCAAATCATAG
- a CDS encoding T9SS type A sorting domain-containing protein produces MHTRYTILLAALIISFTGKTHAQGTISTDRNAPAGMVTFGSSITSGVLGTGKFIDGYVKKQGDNAFIFPVGDNGNFRPFSAAASDISGAYYGVDAGVAVTSNPEGGNYAVLPAGGPFKTSSLGSGLSGVSKKEYWDINGSGTTRITLTWNAASDVQNLTAGRGIAKLTIAGWNGSQWIIIPSTYDVTSVLGGNTTASAGSITTNASLTPDSYNVYTLAAVSDGPLPVTLVSFTAAVQEQSAYLQWVTATEFNSDYYDVERSQDGKVWNALGKVDARGSGKGQLRYDYTDHAPASGANLYRLKMVDQDGTFAYSRIISVDFGLGELAIFPNPVSDVLFVKGVNASDLRQLTLTDLNGRTVYTSKQLPASGLDIRHVAKGLYFVNVVLNDGTAKSFKVLVR; encoded by the coding sequence ATGCATACCAGGTATACAATTCTTCTCGCCGCGCTGATTATCAGCTTCACCGGCAAAACACATGCGCAGGGTACTATCTCAACAGACCGGAATGCACCCGCCGGTATGGTTACTTTTGGTTCGTCCATTACTTCGGGCGTGCTGGGTACCGGCAAGTTTATCGACGGCTATGTCAAAAAGCAAGGCGATAATGCATTCATTTTCCCGGTGGGTGATAACGGTAATTTCAGGCCGTTTTCCGCAGCCGCATCCGATATTTCGGGTGCCTACTATGGTGTCGATGCCGGCGTGGCGGTTACCAGTAATCCCGAAGGCGGCAACTATGCGGTACTTCCCGCAGGCGGACCATTCAAGACATCCTCACTGGGCTCGGGACTAAGTGGCGTAAGCAAGAAAGAGTACTGGGATATTAATGGGTCAGGTACCACGCGGATTACCCTGACGTGGAATGCTGCCAGCGATGTGCAGAACCTCACTGCCGGCCGGGGCATTGCCAAGCTTACGATCGCCGGCTGGAATGGCAGTCAATGGATCATTATTCCATCCACTTACGATGTCACGTCGGTTTTGGGTGGAAATACCACAGCATCGGCGGGCTCGATCACTACCAATGCCAGTCTTACACCGGACAGTTACAATGTATACACCCTGGCTGCGGTATCAGATGGTCCGCTGCCCGTGACATTGGTGAGTTTCACAGCCGCTGTGCAGGAGCAATCGGCTTACCTGCAATGGGTTACCGCAACTGAATTTAACAGTGACTATTATGATGTAGAACGAAGCCAAGACGGAAAAGTCTGGAATGCGCTTGGTAAAGTGGACGCGCGCGGCTCCGGAAAAGGGCAGCTGCGGTATGATTATACGGATCATGCGCCTGCCTCAGGTGCCAACCTGTACCGCCTCAAAATGGTGGATCAGGATGGTACATTTGCTTACAGCCGCATTATCTCCGTGGACTTCGGATTGGGCGAGCTCGCCATTTTTCCGAACCCTGTGTCTGACGTGCTCTTTGTCAAAGGTGTGAATGCTTCTGATTTGCGGCAGCTGACCCTGACGGATCTGAATGGCAGGACGGTATATACGAGCAAGCAACTGCCTGCATCCGGCCTCGATATCCGCCACGTTGCCAAAGGTCTGTACTTTGTGAATGTGGTACTGAATGACGGAACTGCCAAATCATTCAAAGTGCTGGTCCGTTGA
- a CDS encoding class I SAM-dependent methyltransferase: MGIKTYIRNNFLADIKPYTPRFLQEPNQSLDIVSAWKGLELIIPDIMKRFNLKNDKCIEFGVEFGFSTVVFANYFSSVIGVDTFEGDQHTANKSEHYEQTSQRLAPYSNIRLIKSDYRDWIHTDHTRYDLAHVDIVHHYDETYECGLWAAQHSSCTLFHDTESFPEVRRAVKDIARTTRQKLYNYPLHYGLGILVDR, from the coding sequence ATGGGAATAAAAACCTACATCCGCAACAATTTTCTAGCAGACATCAAACCTTACACACCCCGCTTCCTGCAGGAGCCAAATCAATCGCTCGACATCGTTTCTGCCTGGAAAGGATTGGAACTGATCATACCGGATATTATGAAGCGTTTCAACCTGAAAAATGACAAGTGCATTGAATTTGGTGTTGAGTTTGGTTTTTCGACAGTTGTTTTTGCCAATTATTTCAGTTCAGTGATTGGCGTGGATACGTTTGAGGGAGATCAGCATACGGCCAACAAATCGGAGCATTACGAGCAGACAAGCCAGAGACTGGCGCCATATAGTAATATCAGATTGATCAAAAGCGATTACCGTGATTGGATACATACCGACCATACCCGGTATGATCTCGCTCATGTGGATATTGTACATCATTACGACGAGACTTACGAGTGCGGACTCTGGGCAGCGCAGCACAGCAGCTGTACGTTATTTCATGATACGGAAAGTTTTCCCGAGGTAAGGCGTGCTGTGAAGGATATTGCCAGGACAACCCGGCAAAAGCTGTACAATTATCCACTCCATTATGGGTTGGGAATCCTGGTGGACCGGTAA
- a CDS encoding nucleoside hydrolase yields MDKIPVIIDCDPGHDDALMLMLAFGSGRFDVKAVTTSAGNQTQEKTVNNALKILTLIGADVPVYRGAEKPIFRELVIADFVHGATGLDGPSLPQPAFREQSESAVEGMVKILTRSSEKVTLVPTGPLTNIAALLLSYPHLKNKIDRISLMGGGIFRGNMTPLAEFNVFCDPEAAAIVFQSGVPITMCGLDVTHQALVFQEDIDAFRKLGNQTGRVVADLMDFFSVFYRAHRAELHGGAALHDPCAIAWLTRPEIFKTKSCYVAVETHGLLTRGTTVVDFYDVLGMKPNAEVAYEIDREAFIEMIFEAVRTLP; encoded by the coding sequence ATGGACAAGATACCCGTAATCATCGACTGTGACCCGGGACACGATGACGCCCTCATGCTGATGCTGGCTTTCGGAAGCGGAAGGTTTGATGTGAAGGCCGTGACCACATCTGCCGGTAACCAGACCCAGGAAAAAACCGTCAACAATGCACTGAAAATACTCACGCTGATCGGTGCCGATGTGCCGGTGTACCGCGGGGCCGAAAAACCGATCTTCCGCGAACTCGTGATCGCTGACTTTGTGCATGGAGCAACTGGGCTCGACGGGCCGTCGCTTCCGCAGCCTGCGTTCCGCGAACAATCTGAAAGTGCAGTGGAAGGCATGGTAAAAATACTGACGCGCAGCAGCGAAAAAGTAACGTTGGTACCTACCGGTCCGCTCACGAACATTGCAGCCCTGCTACTCTCCTACCCGCACCTGAAAAATAAAATTGACCGTATTTCATTAATGGGCGGCGGAATTTTCAGGGGAAACATGACGCCACTTGCTGAGTTCAACGTGTTTTGCGATCCGGAAGCCGCGGCCATCGTTTTTCAATCGGGTGTACCCATTACCATGTGCGGGCTGGATGTGACCCACCAGGCGCTGGTTTTTCAGGAAGATATTGACGCTTTCAGAAAGCTGGGGAATCAAACCGGCCGGGTGGTTGCCGATCTGATGGATTTCTTTTCCGTGTTCTACCGGGCTCACCGGGCCGAACTCCATGGAGGCGCTGCGCTGCACGATCCCTGTGCTATCGCGTGGCTCACGCGGCCGGAAATTTTTAAAACAAAATCATGCTATGTAGCCGTAGAAACGCACGGCTTGCTGACAAGGGGTACAACCGTGGTAGACTTTTACGATGTGCTGGGCATGAAGCCGAATGCAGAGGTAGCTTACGAGATTGACAGGGAAGCTTTTATTGAAATGATTTTCGAGGCGGTACGTACGTTGCCGTAA
- a CDS encoding multidrug effflux MFS transporter — protein MNRKNYFFIILILGSLATVSPFSIDMYLPGFPRIASDLRTSIDKVQLSLTSYLIGICLGQLLYGPLLDRFGRKKPLYAGLSLYVLASFGCAMTSSVEALILMRFFQAMGGCVGLVASQALVSDLFDKDKRAEVFSLITLVIAVSPMIAPTIGGYVTASIAWEWVFIILAGIVSLIIGAIYFFLPVGRGADSSVSLRPAAVLNGYLTVSRQPQFMIYTLAGGLATAAPFAYIAGSSDVFMNIYHVTEQQYGWIFAFLAFAMIGSTQLNHVLLKKFTSEQIIRFTLCYQTIVGLVLVTGVYNQWFGLYSLIGMMFVFLSGQGLTGPNASALSLAPFRKHTGSASALMGSWRMGAGAAISAIVSFLHNNTALPMVAMMAFCSVGGLIILHAGNVIVRHQASRRQVEDEVSVLL, from the coding sequence ATGAACCGTAAAAATTACTTCTTTATAATCCTGATCCTCGGATCACTTGCCACAGTCAGTCCGTTTTCCATTGACATGTATCTGCCGGGCTTTCCCCGGATTGCGTCCGACCTCAGAACATCCATTGACAAAGTACAGCTCTCGCTGACAAGTTACCTGATCGGTATATGCCTCGGGCAGTTGCTCTATGGTCCTTTGCTCGACCGTTTTGGAAGAAAAAAACCATTGTACGCGGGATTGTCGCTGTATGTACTGGCGTCTTTCGGATGTGCAATGACATCGTCCGTAGAAGCTTTGATTCTGATGCGTTTCTTCCAGGCAATGGGAGGATGCGTGGGACTTGTGGCTTCGCAGGCATTGGTTAGCGACTTGTTTGATAAAGACAAAAGGGCTGAGGTATTCTCGCTGATTACGCTGGTGATCGCCGTTTCACCCATGATCGCACCAACGATCGGCGGGTATGTGACGGCCAGCATAGCCTGGGAGTGGGTCTTCATCATCCTTGCCGGGATTGTCTCGCTGATCATCGGCGCGATCTACTTCTTTCTGCCTGTTGGCAGGGGTGCGGACAGCAGTGTTTCGCTTCGGCCAGCTGCGGTGCTGAACGGGTATCTTACCGTGAGCCGGCAGCCACAGTTTATGATTTACACCCTTGCCGGCGGACTTGCCACCGCAGCGCCTTTTGCCTACATAGCAGGTTCATCGGATGTTTTCATGAACATTTACCACGTAACTGAGCAGCAGTACGGGTGGATTTTCGCATTTCTGGCATTTGCGATGATAGGTTCTACCCAGCTCAACCATGTGCTTCTGAAGAAGTTTACCAGTGAGCAGATCATCCGGTTTACGCTTTGCTACCAGACGATCGTAGGCTTGGTTCTGGTTACCGGCGTGTACAACCAGTGGTTCGGGCTGTATTCGCTGATCGGTATGATGTTCGTGTTTCTCTCGGGGCAGGGACTTACCGGGCCCAATGCCTCCGCGCTTTCACTTGCCCCATTCAGGAAACATACCGGCAGTGCTTCGGCCCTGATGGGCAGCTGGCGGATGGGTGCAGGCGCGGCTATATCGGCTATTGTCAGCTTTTTACATAACAACACCGCTTTGCCTATGGTCGCCATGATGGCTTTCTGCTCTGTCGGCGGGCTTATTATTTTGCACGCAGGAAATGTAATTGTGCGTCATCAGGCGAGTCGTCGTCAGGTAGAGGACGAAGTCTCGGTACTGCTCTGA
- a CDS encoding sodium-translocating pyrophosphatase — protein sequence MSNITFLVPALGVIGLLVMFFKRSWVIRQDGGSPEMKVIADAIADGALAFLKAEWRVLIVFGIIVSILLGYSGTLVPNSSAFIGISFLIGAFISAFAGYIGMNIATKSNVRTTQAARTSLTKALEVSFTGGSVMGIGVASLAVIGLGTLFIVLYSAFIGDSADVNGLAMERVLEVLAGFSLGAESIALFARVGGGIYTKAADVGADLVGKVEAGIPEDDPRNPATIADNVGDNVGDVAGMGADLFGSYVATILATMVLGREIVSQGTDNFGGIAPILLPMVIAGIGLIASILGMLLVRVSNDQGDVQGALNRGNWGAIILVLIVTYPLTMWMLPEGALTIRGVDFTAMDVYWAILLGSVVGAIMSGVTEYYTAMGKRPVQSIVNQSSTGHATNIIGGLSVGMESTVIPTLVLAAGIFISYEFAGLYGVAIAAAGMMATTAMQLAIDAFGPIADNAGGIAEMSHLPEEVRGRTDILDAVGNTTAATGKGFAIASAALTSLALFAAFCGVSGISSIDIYKANVLAGLFVGAMIPFIFSSLAIAAVGRAAMKMVEEVRRQFREIPGIMEGTARPEYDKCVAISTQASIREMVAPGLIALIVPVLVGFLFGPEVLGGTLAGVTVSGVLMGIFQNNAGGAWDNAKKSFEKGAVINGETFYKKSEPHKAAVTGDTVGDPFKDTSGPSMNILIKLMSIVSLVIAPHIGAKKSEVGHMPAGKVEVVKVQPALKSSSNGAQATFPVIR from the coding sequence ATGAGTAACATTACTTTCTTAGTACCGGCCCTGGGCGTCATCGGGCTGCTGGTTATGTTTTTCAAAAGAAGCTGGGTGATCCGGCAGGATGGTGGCAGTCCGGAGATGAAAGTCATCGCCGATGCCATAGCCGACGGTGCTCTTGCATTCTTAAAAGCCGAGTGGCGGGTACTCATTGTGTTTGGGATCATCGTCAGCATCTTACTCGGCTACTCAGGTACTCTTGTTCCAAATTCAAGCGCTTTCATTGGCATATCCTTTCTGATCGGCGCATTCATATCTGCGTTTGCCGGCTACATCGGCATGAACATCGCGACCAAATCCAATGTACGTACCACACAGGCAGCCCGTACAAGCCTGACCAAAGCGCTGGAAGTATCATTTACCGGCGGCTCGGTGATGGGAATCGGAGTTGCCAGCCTTGCGGTAATCGGTCTTGGTACCCTGTTTATTGTTCTGTATTCCGCATTCATCGGCGATAGTGCCGACGTCAATGGGCTGGCCATGGAGCGGGTACTCGAAGTACTGGCAGGATTTTCACTTGGTGCCGAATCTATTGCGCTTTTTGCCAGGGTAGGCGGAGGGATTTATACCAAAGCAGCGGATGTTGGTGCTGACCTCGTGGGTAAAGTAGAAGCCGGAATTCCCGAAGATGATCCCCGTAACCCGGCTACCATCGCTGATAACGTGGGTGATAATGTTGGTGACGTGGCAGGTATGGGCGCCGACCTTTTTGGTTCTTATGTAGCTACTATCCTGGCAACCATGGTACTCGGCCGTGAAATCGTGTCACAAGGCACAGACAACTTTGGTGGTATCGCACCCATTTTGCTCCCGATGGTTATTGCAGGCATTGGCCTGATCGCCTCCATCCTCGGTATGCTGCTGGTACGTGTCAGCAATGATCAGGGTGACGTGCAGGGCGCTCTCAACCGGGGCAACTGGGGCGCTATCATTCTTGTACTGATTGTCACCTACCCGCTGACCATGTGGATGCTGCCCGAAGGTGCGCTCACCATCCGCGGCGTTGATTTTACAGCCATGGATGTCTATTGGGCGATTTTGCTCGGTTCGGTGGTGGGTGCGATTATGTCGGGTGTTACGGAATATTACACGGCTATGGGCAAAAGACCTGTGCAGTCCATCGTCAATCAGTCATCCACCGGTCATGCTACCAATATCATTGGCGGATTGTCGGTCGGCATGGAGTCTACCGTCATTCCCACACTGGTACTGGCAGCGGGTATCTTTATCAGCTACGAATTCGCAGGATTGTACGGCGTAGCGATCGCAGCTGCCGGTATGATGGCCACCACTGCCATGCAGCTGGCGATTGATGCTTTCGGTCCGATTGCAGATAATGCGGGCGGTATCGCCGAAATGTCGCATTTGCCGGAAGAAGTACGGGGCCGTACCGACATTCTCGACGCTGTGGGAAATACCACTGCTGCTACGGGCAAGGGTTTTGCCATTGCCTCCGCTGCACTGACATCCCTGGCACTGTTCGCAGCATTTTGTGGGGTATCGGGCATCAGTTCCATTGATATTTATAAAGCCAATGTGCTGGCCGGCCTGTTTGTGGGTGCCATGATCCCGTTCATATTCTCCTCACTGGCGATTGCGGCAGTAGGTCGTGCGGCCATGAAAATGGTGGAGGAAGTTCGTCGCCAGTTCCGCGAGATACCCGGGATTATGGAAGGTACCGCCCGGCCCGAGTACGACAAATGCGTAGCGATTTCCACGCAGGCATCTATCCGCGAAATGGTAGCGCCGGGCCTCATTGCACTGATCGTTCCCGTACTCGTAGGCTTCCTGTTCGGGCCCGAGGTGCTGGGAGGTACGCTGGCAGGGGTGACGGTATCAGGTGTATTGATGGGGATTTTCCAGAACAATGCCGGCGGTGCCTGGGATAATGCCAAAAAATCCTTCGAAAAGGGAGCTGTCATTAACGGAGAAACATTTTACAAGAAATCAGAACCTCATAAGGCTGCGGTGACAGGTGACACGGTAGGTGATCCGTTTAAAGATACATCCGGACCTTCCATGAACATCCTGATCAAGCTGATGTCCATTGTATCGCTGGTGATCGCGCCGCACATTGGCGCAAAAAAGAGCGAAGTGGGGCATATGCCCGCTGGAAAAGTCGAAGTGGTGAAGGTACAGCCCGCGTTGAAAAGTTCTTCAAACGGTGCTCAGGCAACTTTCCCGGTGATCAGGTAG